One genomic region from Streptomyces sp. NBC_01304 encodes:
- a CDS encoding SH3-like domain-containing protein gives MTDADARYRPGTRVRTTHTDPPHHTRIPRYARGKQGVIVEPEGRHPLADIRSQGRDDAPVEAVYAVRFTARDLWGEGDHHVVLDLWESYLEPTEALEPSEEQG, from the coding sequence ATGACTGACGCCGACGCGCGCTACCGCCCCGGCACCCGCGTACGCACCACGCACACCGACCCGCCCCACCACACCCGCATCCCGCGCTACGCCCGCGGCAAACAGGGCGTGATCGTCGAGCCGGAGGGCCGCCACCCCCTCGCGGACATCCGCTCGCAGGGCCGCGACGACGCACCCGTCGAGGCGGTGTACGCGGTCCGGTTCACGGCCCGCGACCTGTGGGGAGAGGGCGACCACCACGTCGTACTCGACCTGTGGGAAAGCTACTTGGAGCCGACGGAAGCCCTGGAACCGAGCGAGGAACAAGGATGA
- the nthA gene encoding nitrile hydratase subunit alpha, with translation MSSDHTDARISRQVRRLETLLEDRGLVAGAALDETLDAFLSGASPANGARIVAKAWTDPAYRQRLVEDGTAAVAELGYSAGGVQPQRLRVVENTAHEHHVVVCTLCSCYPVRLLGPSPSWYKSEAYRSRVVREPRAVLAEFGLDLPEDTAITVWDSSSETRYMVLPRRPERTEELTEDELAALVSRNALIGTAAI, from the coding sequence ATGAGCAGCGACCACACCGACGCCCGGATCTCCCGCCAGGTCCGCCGTCTGGAGACCCTCCTGGAGGACCGCGGCCTGGTCGCGGGCGCCGCCCTCGACGAGACCCTCGACGCGTTCCTGTCCGGCGCTTCCCCCGCCAACGGCGCCCGCATCGTCGCCAAGGCCTGGACCGACCCGGCGTACCGTCAGCGGCTCGTCGAGGACGGCACCGCCGCCGTCGCGGAGCTCGGCTACTCGGCCGGCGGCGTCCAGCCGCAGCGCCTGCGCGTCGTCGAGAACACCGCGCACGAGCACCACGTGGTCGTCTGCACGCTGTGCTCCTGCTATCCCGTACGGCTGCTCGGCCCGTCCCCCAGCTGGTACAAGAGCGAGGCCTACCGCTCACGCGTGGTGCGCGAACCCCGCGCCGTGCTGGCGGAGTTTGGTCTTGACCTGCCCGAGGACACGGCGATCACCGTGTGGGACTCCAGCTCGGAGACCCGCTACATGGTGCTGCCGCGCCGACCGGAACGTACGGAAGAACTGACCGAGGACGAACTGGCCGCCCTCGTCTCCCGCAACGCCCTGATCGGCACGGCAGCGATCTGA